From Kiritimatiellales bacterium, a single genomic window includes:
- a CDS encoding DNA topoisomerase IV subunit A yields MSEDQELLFGDSSEEPRPKKKMKQQVPPETTDEFSGDAEKTPDAPARGHYGFGDGPLKKLIDYNFLQYASYVICDRAIPNVEDGLKPVQRRIMHALAEKDDGRFIKVANIVGHTMQYHPHGDASIADALVSLTNRGGYLIEGQGNFGNIYTGDPAAASRYIECRLTQLAREELFNKELTRYIPSYDGRNKEPVTLPCKLPLLLMLGAEGIAVGLSTKILTYNFIELLQDQIEILREKKRTPYQAAALPDFLTGGLLDVSEYDNGSGKIKVRARIITEKGRLLIKELPYGQTTETLVASIEDAVKKKKVAVRAINDYTAETVEIELILSQGADPEQVRQALYVFTNCETSITSRIVVIRDNRPVEMTVDEILHLNTQQLVTILEAELNLKKSKLLDEFHTKTLVQIFVENRIYKMIEQCKTYEAVQKAVLDGLEPFKKQLKRPVVPEDIEMLLGVRIKRISLFDINKNRDDIKSILAGLAEVEADLGGLTAYAVRYLKNLIKKYKDQYPRRTEIKTFKEIEVRELTADELHIQRDPESHFLGSAVKGESVLKCSSLDKLILVWDDGRYQMMPPPEKFFIDKNLNYCAIFDRDREMTCVYTHRGSSYIKRFAFGGAIMNRDYWLAPAGSKIVLLMEGCPDELYLRYRPAKGQRIHQQVFNVKGLLAKGAKAKGKGLTAKSIQYIDTKPGRWWRNDEETPPGILL; encoded by the coding sequence ATGAGTGAAGATCAGGAACTGCTTTTCGGCGACAGCTCAGAAGAGCCCCGGCCGAAGAAAAAAATGAAACAACAAGTGCCGCCGGAAACAACGGATGAATTTTCCGGCGATGCGGAAAAAACGCCGGATGCGCCGGCACGCGGGCATTACGGTTTTGGTGACGGTCCTCTGAAAAAGCTGATCGATTATAATTTTCTGCAATATGCATCGTATGTCATTTGCGACCGTGCGATTCCCAATGTGGAGGACGGTCTGAAGCCGGTGCAGCGGCGCATCATGCACGCGCTGGCGGAAAAAGATGACGGACGGTTTATCAAAGTTGCCAATATCGTCGGGCACACCATGCAGTATCATCCGCACGGCGACGCGTCCATCGCCGACGCGCTGGTTTCGTTAACAAACCGCGGCGGCTACCTGATTGAAGGACAGGGCAACTTCGGCAATATTTACACCGGCGATCCGGCGGCAGCTTCGCGATACATCGAGTGCCGCTTAACTCAGCTCGCGCGCGAAGAATTGTTTAATAAAGAACTGACGCGTTACATCCCGAGTTATGACGGGCGCAACAAAGAGCCGGTCACACTGCCGTGTAAACTGCCGCTGCTGCTGATGCTCGGCGCCGAAGGCATTGCCGTCGGACTTTCGACCAAAATTCTGACCTATAACTTCATCGAACTGCTTCAGGATCAGATTGAAATTCTGCGCGAAAAAAAACGCACACCCTATCAAGCCGCCGCACTGCCGGATTTTCTGACCGGCGGGCTGCTGGATGTTTCCGAATATGATAACGGCAGCGGAAAAATTAAAGTCCGCGCGCGCATCATCACAGAAAAAGGCCGGCTGCTGATTAAAGAGCTGCCCTACGGACAAACCACCGAAACACTGGTGGCATCCATCGAAGACGCGGTGAAAAAGAAAAAAGTCGCCGTGCGCGCCATTAACGATTACACCGCCGAAACTGTTGAGATTGAGCTGATTCTTTCACAGGGCGCCGATCCGGAACAGGTGCGGCAGGCGCTGTATGTATTCACCAACTGCGAAACATCCATCACCAGCCGTATCGTCGTCATTCGCGACAACCGTCCGGTTGAGATGACGGTCGACGAAATTCTGCATCTGAACACGCAGCAGCTTGTCACCATTCTTGAAGCCGAGCTGAATCTGAAAAAGAGCAAACTGCTGGATGAATTCCACACTAAAACGCTCGTACAGATTTTCGTAGAAAACCGCATCTATAAAATGATTGAGCAGTGCAAAACCTACGAAGCGGTGCAAAAAGCGGTGCTGGACGGACTGGAGCCGTTCAAAAAACAGTTGAAGCGTCCGGTGGTGCCGGAAGATATTGAAATGCTGCTCGGCGTCCGCATTAAGCGCATTTCACTGTTTGATATTAATAAAAACCGTGATGACATTAAAAGCATTCTTGCCGGGCTGGCAGAGGTTGAAGCAGATCTCGGCGGCTTAACGGCGTATGCCGTGCGTTATCTGAAAAACCTGATTAAAAAATATAAAGATCAATATCCGCGCCGCACCGAAATTAAAACCTTCAAGGAAATTGAAGTGCGCGAATTAACGGCGGACGAACTGCATATTCAGCGCGACCCCGAAAGTCATTTCCTCGGTTCGGCGGTGAAAGGCGAGTCGGTCTTGAAGTGTTCGTCGCTCGACAAACTGATTCTGGTCTGGGATGACGGACGCTATCAGATGATGCCGCCGCCGGAAAAATTCTTCATAGATAAAAATCTGAATTACTGCGCCATCTTCGACCGTGACCGCGAGATGACCTGCGTCTATACGCACCGCGGCTCTTCCTATATCAAACGGTTTGCATTCGGCGGCGCCATCATGAACCGCGACTACTGGCTGGCGCCCGCCGGATCAAAAATTGTGCTGCTGATGGAAGGCTGCCCCGACGAGCTCTATTTGCGCTACCGTCCGGCAAAAGGTCAGCGGATTCATCAGCAGGTATTCAACGTCAAAGGACTGCTGGCAAAAGGCGCCAAAGCCAAAGGCAAAGGGCTGACCGCGAAATCTATTCAATACATCGACACAAAGCCCGGACGCTGGTGGCGGAACGACGAAGAAACCCCGCCGGGCATTTTATTGTAG
- a CDS encoding HEAT repeat domain-containing protein, with the protein MKNPMDRQLEKKFSDRVVSIGREGNIAAFAELLEGLQSSSANVRRLSASAIGKLAWQGIDQAAAVAALTPVMRNDPHAQTRQYAIKALKACGAAACDCLHDLRDISRNPVEKEYLRRDAAAAVEFIEEVLEIQKAKALHRCQRCNAALTADEYVRSQQAFQRDFCDRCFDEIFLQRLNFETQVEMNKTIEAADGTVVQSGGERQIAEWLISKGIAYRYDAKFRIIAAFQIRPDFYLPEIDLYIEYWGLDTPQYKMSMYKKQLLYQQEGKRIISVYPKDLPVLNQLLTSKLQLFGFNPPQ; encoded by the coding sequence ATGAAAAACCCGATGGATCGACAGCTCGAAAAAAAATTCTCCGACCGGGTTGTTTCCATCGGCCGCGAAGGAAATATTGCAGCGTTTGCGGAACTGCTGGAGGGTTTGCAATCATCTTCTGCGAATGTCCGGCGGCTCTCTGCATCTGCGATCGGCAAACTTGCCTGGCAGGGGATTGATCAGGCGGCGGCTGTTGCAGCGCTTACCCCGGTGATGCGCAACGATCCTCACGCGCAAACCCGGCAGTATGCAATCAAAGCGCTCAAAGCCTGCGGTGCTGCAGCATGTGATTGTCTGCACGATTTGCGGGACATTTCCCGCAACCCGGTTGAAAAAGAATATCTCCGGCGCGATGCCGCCGCTGCGGTGGAATTCATTGAGGAAGTGCTTGAAATACAAAAAGCTAAAGCATTGCACCGCTGTCAGCGGTGCAATGCTGCATTAACTGCCGATGAATATGTACGTTCGCAGCAGGCTTTTCAGCGCGATTTCTGCGACCGCTGTTTCGATGAAATCTTTTTGCAACGTCTTAATTTTGAAACACAGGTTGAAATGAATAAAACAATCGAAGCTGCTGATGGCACTGTGGTGCAGTCCGGTGGAGAACGGCAGATTGCGGAATGGCTGATCTCCAAAGGAATCGCATATCGCTACGACGCCAAATTCCGTATCATCGCTGCATTTCAAATCCGTCCCGATTTTTATCTGCCCGAAATCGATCTCTACATCGAATACTGGGGACTCGATACACCGCAATACAAAATGAGTATGTACAAAAAACAACTGCTCTATCAGCAGGAAGGCAAGCGGATCATCTCCGTATACCCCAAAGATTTGCCGGTGCTTAATCAGCTCCTCACCTCCAAGCTGCAACTCTTCGGATTCAACCCGCCGCAATGA
- the rlmN gene encoding 23S rRNA (adenine(2503)-C(2))-methyltransferase RlmN, protein MNILTSAVEVASAREAKSAPANSVYSISALESACRDAHRRKLFCNAFFKQGLPLAECLRKAPELAGAFNFHPLELMERHDSKIDGATKLVFQTADGYCIESVILRIATGRTSLCISSQIGCPAKCTFCATGALQFIRSLTAGEILDQVTQARRLLRGEGRALRNVVFMGMGEPLLNCGALFESLELLRDTRFFNFSGNHLLVSTAGIPAAVVEFTAHFPAVRLAFSLHSAQQEVREKLMPVAKIHTLKKLKAAFPENFMIEYLMLQGVNDSPADAAALIGFLAGTNAHINLIQFNPYPGAPFEPVSKAAREAFGKELRRAGFKTTLRYSLGDDIAAACGQLAGK, encoded by the coding sequence GTGAACATTCTAACGAGCGCAGTTGAAGTTGCGTCGGCGCGCGAAGCAAAGTCAGCGCCAGCGAACTCTGTGTACAGCATCTCGGCGCTGGAGTCTGCGTGTCGCGATGCGCATCGCCGGAAACTTTTCTGCAACGCCTTTTTTAAACAGGGACTGCCGCTGGCAGAGTGCTTGCGCAAAGCGCCGGAGTTAGCCGGTGCGTTCAATTTTCACCCGCTAGAACTTATGGAGCGCCACGATTCAAAAATTGACGGCGCCACCAAACTCGTTTTTCAAACGGCGGACGGGTATTGCATCGAAAGTGTTATTCTGCGCATCGCCACCGGCCGGACCAGCCTGTGCATTTCGTCGCAGATCGGCTGTCCGGCAAAATGTACATTCTGCGCAACCGGTGCGCTGCAATTTATCCGCAGTCTCACTGCCGGCGAAATTCTGGATCAGGTCACGCAGGCGCGCCGGCTGCTGCGGGGAGAAGGGCGGGCGCTGCGCAACGTCGTTTTTATGGGTATGGGCGAACCGCTGTTAAATTGCGGCGCGCTGTTTGAAAGCCTCGAGCTGTTGCGCGACACGCGCTTCTTTAATTTTTCCGGCAATCACCTGCTGGTTTCCACCGCCGGTATTCCGGCGGCAGTCGTTGAATTCACTGCACATTTTCCGGCAGTCCGTCTGGCGTTCAGTCTGCACAGTGCGCAGCAGGAGGTGCGCGAAAAATTGATGCCGGTGGCTAAAATACACACACTCAAAAAACTGAAAGCCGCTTTTCCTGAAAACTTCATGATCGAATATCTGATGCTTCAGGGCGTGAACGATTCACCGGCAGACGCGGCGGCGCTGATCGGATTCCTCGCCGGTACAAACGCGCACATTAATTTGATCCAGTTTAATCCATATCCCGGCGCGCCGTTTGAGCCCGTCAGCAAAGCAGCGCGCGAAGCCTTCGGCAAAGAACTGCGGCGCGCCGGATTTAAAACCACGCTGCGTTATTCACTCGGCGACGACATCGCCGCCGCCTGCGGCCAGCTCGCCGGAAAGTAA
- a CDS encoding Eco57I restriction-modification methylase domain-containing protein, with protein MIAAGYNPDVLTCIANLSSDEVFTPPKLVNEMLDLLPPELWHNPQATFLDPFCKSGVFLREIAKRLINGLQTDFPDLQARLNHIFKHQLFGIATTELTSLLSRRSLYCSKTANGDYSTCTVFDDEQGNILFERIEHEWVKGRCRFCGASRSEYDRDAALETHAYHWIHTEKPEEIFKMNFDVIIGNPPYQLSTGTTSAQAIPLYHKFIIQAKKLRPRYLTMIIPGRWYAGGMGLDRFRDEMLGDMHVRILVDFPNAGDCFPGIELRGGVCYFLWDRDNKGKCDYISISAGEKNIMTRQLDEFPIFIRWNQALQIIHKVIEKKENSLSELISAVSPFGLATSVRGIDKKSKDSLVLYSSKGTGYIPAGEVRTGRHLINKYKILLSRPISGNLETPPFKVIALTKVLKPKEICTHTYLVAGSHDDEKTARNLKSYLETKFVRFLLVQSISGMDISRDKFRFVPIQDFIEEWTDEKLYKKYGLSDDEIAFIESMIRPMEASDE; from the coding sequence ATGATTGCAGCCGGGTATAATCCTGATGTGTTAACCTGTATTGCGAATCTGAGCAGCGATGAGGTGTTTACGCCGCCGAAACTGGTGAATGAAATGCTGGATCTGCTGCCGCCGGAACTCTGGCATAATCCGCAGGCGACCTTTCTGGATCCGTTCTGCAAATCAGGCGTGTTTCTGCGTGAAATTGCCAAGCGGCTGATTAACGGATTGCAGACTGACTTTCCTGATCTGCAGGCACGGCTGAATCATATTTTTAAGCATCAGCTGTTTGGCATTGCCACCACGGAATTAACATCCCTGCTGTCGCGCCGCTCGCTCTACTGCTCGAAAACCGCCAACGGAGACTACTCTACCTGCACAGTCTTTGACGATGAACAGGGCAATATTCTGTTTGAACGCATCGAGCATGAATGGGTGAAAGGACGCTGCCGGTTTTGCGGCGCCAGCCGGTCGGAATATGACCGCGACGCTGCGCTCGAAACGCACGCCTACCATTGGATTCATACTGAAAAACCAGAGGAGATTTTTAAGATGAATTTTGACGTGATTATCGGGAATCCGCCGTATCAACTCTCTACCGGTACTACTTCGGCGCAAGCAATACCTCTTTATCATAAGTTCATAATACAGGCAAAAAAGCTAAGACCGCGTTATTTAACAATGATTATTCCTGGTCGTTGGTATGCGGGAGGTATGGGACTTGATAGATTTCGAGATGAAATGCTCGGGGATATGCACGTTAGAATTTTGGTGGATTTTCCTAATGCTGGTGATTGTTTCCCCGGGATTGAACTCCGAGGTGGTGTTTGTTATTTCCTTTGGGATCGAGATAACAAAGGGAAATGCGATTATATAAGCATTTCCGCCGGTGAAAAAAACATCATGACACGACAATTGGATGAATTTCCCATATTCATCCGGTGGAATCAGGCGCTACAGATTATTCATAAAGTGATAGAGAAAAAAGAAAACTCCCTATCCGAACTCATATCTGCCGTCAGTCCATTTGGTTTGGCGACTTCAGTGAGAGGTATAGATAAAAAATCAAAAGACTCCTTAGTTTTATATTCTAGCAAAGGAACAGGATATATCCCTGCAGGGGAGGTTAGGACAGGGCGGCATTTAATAAATAAATATAAAATATTATTATCTCGCCCAATTTCTGGAAATTTAGAAACTCCACCATTTAAGGTAATTGCTCTTACAAAAGTACTAAAACCGAAAGAAATTTGTACTCATACATATTTGGTTGCAGGGAGTCATGATGACGAGAAAACTGCTCGTAATCTAAAATCATATCTTGAAACAAAATTTGTACGATTCCTTCTTGTTCAGAGCATATCTGGCATGGACATTTCTAGAGATAAATTTCGATTTGTTCCTATTCAAGATTTCATCGAAGAATGGACGGATGAAAAACTTTATAAAAAATACGGTCTGTCTGATGACGAAATCGCTTTCATTGAATCAATGATTCGTCCAATGGAGGCGAGCGATGAGTAA
- a CDS encoding GIY-YIG nuclease family protein: MSKVLFPARPAANPMIYAYRDTNPQYAGLLKVGFTAVDVQQRVAQQYPTMRPGKAPYEIVLEEPAMRSDGSVFSDRDVHRVLRRNGVHNPDGEWFRCSEEDVLAAILTVRRGERNEERRSLDFGMRPEQRAAVEKTADYFCAFKQENPGKTPHFLWNAKMRFGKTFAAYQLALKMGWKRVLVLTFKPAVQSAWEEDLRTHIDFEGWQFVARSGLTEDAVDPERPFVCFGSFQDYLGRNKSTGGIKTKNEWVHCIHWDCVIFDEYHYGAWRENAKDLFEAEDKKEIGFGQGEGLEYFDEEDMPITTNAYLYLSGTPFRAIATGEFIEEQIYNWTYSDEQAAKESWIGENNPYLSLPRMVMMTYQLPASIRDIALQGEFNEFDLNLFFSAHGDRELAVFTYETEVQKWLDLIRGAFAETTVDNLKLGAKKPPLPFSDVRLLNVLSHTFWFLPSVASCYAMANLLRQKQNLFFHDYRVVVAAGVSAGIGVDALYPVQNAMVNPLKSKTITLSCGKLTTGVTVKPWSGIFMLRNSSTPETYFQAAFRVQSPWTVRTAPNQEEIIKQECYVFDFAPNRALRQIQEYSCRLNVNEINPEKKVAEFIRFLPVLAYDGSSMKQIDAAGILDIALSGTSATLLARRWESALLVNVDNETLKRLMANERAMQALMNIEGFRSLNQDIETIINQSEAVKKVKKDAADRELSKQEKRELTEDEKEYKSLRKQIQDKLKKFATRIPVFMYLTDSRERCLRDIITQLEPGLFKKVTGLNIPDFELLVSLNLFNSALMNDAVYKFKRYEDASLAYSGINRHEGNNIGLFDTVIRANEYFEMPAN; encoded by the coding sequence ATGAGTAAGGTGCTGTTTCCTGCGCGGCCGGCTGCAAATCCGATGATTTATGCGTATCGGGATACGAACCCGCAGTATGCGGGTTTGCTGAAGGTCGGGTTTACAGCGGTGGATGTTCAGCAGCGCGTGGCGCAGCAGTATCCGACGATGCGGCCGGGTAAAGCGCCGTACGAGATTGTGCTGGAAGAGCCGGCGATGCGCAGTGACGGGTCGGTTTTTTCTGACCGCGATGTGCACCGCGTGCTGCGCCGGAACGGTGTGCATAATCCTGACGGCGAGTGGTTCCGGTGTTCGGAAGAGGATGTTTTAGCGGCAATCTTAACGGTGCGGCGTGGTGAGCGGAATGAGGAACGGCGGTCGCTGGATTTCGGGATGCGTCCGGAACAGCGCGCGGCGGTTGAAAAAACAGCGGATTATTTCTGTGCGTTTAAACAAGAGAATCCGGGGAAGACGCCGCATTTTCTGTGGAACGCGAAGATGCGATTCGGCAAAACGTTTGCGGCATATCAGCTGGCGCTGAAAATGGGCTGGAAGCGGGTGCTGGTGTTAACCTTTAAACCGGCGGTGCAGAGCGCCTGGGAAGAGGATTTGCGGACGCATATTGATTTTGAGGGCTGGCAGTTTGTTGCGCGCAGCGGACTGACGGAAGATGCAGTGGATCCCGAGCGGCCGTTTGTCTGTTTCGGATCATTTCAGGATTATCTGGGACGGAATAAAAGCACCGGCGGAATTAAAACAAAAAACGAATGGGTGCATTGCATACACTGGGACTGTGTGATTTTCGATGAATACCATTACGGCGCGTGGCGCGAAAATGCCAAAGATCTCTTTGAGGCGGAGGATAAAAAAGAGATCGGGTTCGGGCAGGGCGAGGGGCTGGAGTATTTTGATGAAGAGGATATGCCGATTACCACCAACGCTTATCTTTATCTCTCCGGCACGCCGTTCCGGGCGATTGCCACCGGTGAATTTATCGAGGAGCAGATTTATAACTGGACTTATTCAGATGAGCAGGCGGCGAAAGAAAGCTGGATCGGGGAGAATAATCCGTATCTCTCCCTGCCGCGCATGGTGATGATGACCTATCAGCTGCCCGCTTCCATCCGTGATATTGCGCTGCAGGGTGAGTTTAATGAGTTTGACCTGAATCTCTTTTTTTCTGCTCACGGCGACCGCGAGCTGGCGGTTTTTACTTATGAAACCGAAGTTCAAAAATGGCTGGATCTGATTCGCGGAGCATTTGCTGAAACGACGGTGGATAACCTGAAGCTCGGCGCTAAAAAACCGCCGCTGCCGTTTTCTGATGTCCGCCTGCTTAACGTGCTGTCGCACACATTCTGGTTTCTGCCAAGTGTGGCGTCCTGTTATGCGATGGCAAATCTGCTGCGGCAGAAACAGAATCTCTTTTTTCATGACTATCGCGTGGTTGTGGCGGCGGGTGTTTCCGCCGGCATCGGCGTGGACGCGCTGTATCCGGTGCAGAATGCCATGGTCAACCCGTTGAAAAGTAAAACGATTACACTGTCGTGCGGGAAACTGACGACCGGCGTGACGGTGAAGCCGTGGAGCGGAATTTTTATGCTGCGCAATTCATCCACCCCGGAGACCTATTTTCAGGCGGCATTCCGCGTTCAGTCGCCGTGGACTGTTCGTACGGCGCCGAATCAGGAAGAGATTATTAAGCAGGAGTGCTATGTGTTTGATTTTGCGCCGAACCGCGCGCTGCGCCAGATTCAGGAATACAGCTGCCGCCTGAATGTGAATGAAATTAATCCGGAAAAGAAAGTGGCGGAATTTATCCGTTTTCTGCCGGTGCTGGCGTATGACGGCAGTTCAATGAAACAGATCGATGCCGCCGGAATTCTGGACATTGCCCTGAGCGGAACATCCGCGACACTGCTGGCGCGGCGGTGGGAAAGTGCGCTGCTGGTGAATGTGGATAACGAGACGCTGAAACGGCTCATGGCGAATGAGCGCGCAATGCAGGCGCTGATGAATATCGAGGGGTTCCGCAGTTTAAATCAGGATATCGAGACCATCATCAATCAATCGGAAGCGGTTAAAAAAGTAAAAAAAGATGCCGCCGACCGGGAGTTGTCGAAACAGGAAAAACGGGAATTAACTGAAGATGAAAAAGAGTACAAGTCGCTCAGAAAACAGATTCAGGATAAACTGAAAAAATTTGCGACACGCATTCCGGTGTTTATGTATTTGACCGATTCCCGTGAACGGTGCCTGCGCGATATCATTACACAGCTTGAACCCGGACTGTTTAAAAAAGTCACCGGACTGAATATTCCGGATTTCGAGCTGCTGGTGAGTCTGAATCTGTTTAACAGCGCACTGATGAATGATGCCGTCTATAAATTCAAACGCTACGAAGATGCCAGCCTTGCCTACTCCGGCATCAACCGCCATGAGGGGAATAACATTGGATTATTCGATACCGTCATCCGCGCGAACGAGTATTTTGAAATGCCGGCAAATTAA
- the hisB gene encoding imidazoleglycerol-phosphate dehydratase HisB: MKQRTAAIERKTGETDIKLSINLDGTGAYSIETGVPFFNHMLELLSKHSLIDMNIHAAGDIEVDYHHLIEDVGLALGKAFNQALGERRGINRYGFWVLPMDDAAAAAEVSLDLGGRPYLVYNIANPKKMIRDFDTDILEHFWRSFCDTAKMNLHIDQKYGDDLHHAHEAVFKAVARALRMACTADQRALDAIPSSKGTL, translated from the coding sequence ATGAAACAGAGAACAGCGGCAATTGAACGGAAAACGGGCGAAACGGATATTAAACTCTCCATCAATCTCGACGGCACCGGCGCCTACTCGATCGAGACCGGCGTGCCCTTTTTTAACCACATGCTCGAGCTGCTTTCAAAACATTCGCTGATCGACATGAACATTCACGCCGCCGGCGACATTGAGGTGGATTATCATCATTTGATCGAAGATGTCGGACTGGCGCTCGGGAAAGCATTCAATCAGGCGCTCGGCGAACGGCGCGGAATCAACCGGTATGGTTTCTGGGTGCTGCCGATGGACGACGCCGCCGCCGCCGCCGAAGTGTCGCTCGATCTCGGCGGACGCCCCTATCTCGTTTACAACATCGCCAATCCGAAAAAGATGATCCGCGATTTTGACACCGATATTCTGGAACACTTCTGGCGTTCGTTCTGCGACACCGCGAAAATGAATCTGCACATCGACCAGAAATACGGCGACGATCTCCACCATGCACACGAGGCGGTTTTTAAAGCGGTCGCCCGCGCCCTGCGCATGGCCTGCACCGCCGATCAGCGCGCGCTGGACGCCATTCCCTCGAGCAAGGGAACGCTGTAG